Proteins encoded by one window of Blautia argi:
- the murA gene encoding UDP-N-acetylglucosamine 1-carboxyvinyltransferase: MYGLNGIKVIGEIPLNGEVKIQGSKNAALPMMAAALLNKGETILKGCPKIADVFAMEKILNRLGVKSHWEGHTLFLNTAQITGNQVDRVLGKGMRCSVVLLGSLLGSCGEARVPYPGGCVIGRRPVDLHLAALKALGAEIWEEEDFLCARAHRLSGGSYHFPKSSVGATQNAILAAVGAEGVTVLTGCSKEPEVFWLCRFLRQAGAEIEGTGSERLVITGGKPLHDVVFTVPADRIAAGTYVCACAITRGSCVLHNAPTEEMGALLSTYEKIGGQYTGNSGKLVLSGQNAKKPIPYLQTAVYPGFPTDLQSILMAVLAVAEGESCMEERIFEDRFKAAPQLRKMGADIAVCENCASIHGGVLWGTEVFAQELRGGAALVLAGLAARGETCVRNRHFIERGYEDLCGDLTRLGAKIFKD, encoded by the coding sequence GTGTATGGCTTGAATGGAATAAAGGTTATTGGCGAAATTCCTTTAAACGGCGAAGTGAAAATACAGGGGTCTAAAAATGCGGCATTGCCAATGATGGCTGCCGCTCTTTTAAATAAAGGGGAAACCATTTTAAAGGGCTGTCCGAAAATCGCAGATGTGTTTGCAATGGAGAAAATTCTGAACAGGCTGGGGGTGAAGAGCCATTGGGAGGGGCATACCCTTTTTCTGAATACAGCACAGATAACGGGAAATCAGGTAGATAGAGTCCTTGGAAAGGGTATGCGTTGCTCTGTTGTGCTTCTTGGCAGTCTTTTGGGAAGCTGTGGGGAGGCCAGAGTGCCTTATCCCGGAGGCTGTGTGATTGGCAGACGTCCTGTGGATCTACATCTGGCAGCCCTGAAAGCTTTGGGAGCGGAAATTTGGGAAGAGGAGGATTTTCTCTGTGCCAGAGCCCATAGACTTTCAGGAGGCAGCTATCATTTTCCAAAAAGCAGTGTGGGAGCTACGCAGAATGCCATTTTGGCAGCTGTGGGAGCAGAGGGTGTTACGGTGCTTACCGGCTGTTCAAAAGAGCCGGAGGTTTTCTGGCTTTGCAGATTCTTAAGGCAGGCAGGGGCAGAGATAGAGGGGACTGGCAGTGAAAGACTTGTGATTACCGGAGGAAAACCGCTTCATGACGTTGTATTTACCGTTCCGGCAGACCGTATAGCAGCCGGCACCTATGTGTGCGCCTGTGCCATTACCAGAGGAAGCTGTGTGCTGCACAATGCACCGACAGAGGAAATGGGGGCGCTTTTAAGCACCTATGAGAAAATTGGTGGACAATACACCGGAAACAGTGGTAAACTGGTTTTGTCAGGTCAGAATGCAAAGAAGCCCATTCCTTATCTTCAGACGGCTGTGTATCCGGGATTTCCCACGGATTTGCAGTCAATTCTGATGGCAGTTCTGGCTGTCGCGGAGGGAGAAAGCTGTATGGAAGAGCGGATTTTTGAAGATCGCTTTAAAGCCGCTCCTCAGCTTCGGAAAATGGGGGCAGATATTGCTGTTTGCGAAAACTGTGCAAGTATTCACGGAGGCGTCCTTTGGGGTACGGAGGTATTTGCACAGGAGCTGCGGGGAGGTGCGGCACTGGTGCTGGCAGGTCTTGCTGCCAGAGGAGAAACCTGTGTGAGAAACCGTCATTTTATTGAACGGGGCTATGAGGATCTCTGCGGTGATTTGACCAGGCTTGGAGCAAAGATTTTTAAGGACTAA
- a CDS encoding cell division protein FtsQ/DivIB, whose protein sequence is MSKKGIRRIAAEILVIGILVFLIVFCVGFRVTKVEIKGNKFYSDDKIKKMVLDAPAAKNTLLAERFINTREKTKEEELIDRVTIKRKDRNTLVVQVKEKQMIGYFTFEGKCLNFDRQGVIQIITDAPIEDVPLIDGLSVKGAKQGEKIKGIKEKRLNTILSVGKMLEKTEQKPDRMMFNDLKQLILYYGSVEVNMGNDENMDEKMNRLIGILPQLKGMKGVLHLENVTEDTASVVFDNAEAKADTDEDSGDAREGEESGDILDEDTGESGDREKDGADTDAEEGSEEETGAYEDPSGEDRVSDTQDTESGQEKNGSDIEYSDGSDSAG, encoded by the coding sequence ATGAGCAAAAAAGGTATACGCAGAATCGCGGCAGAGATTCTTGTAATCGGAATCCTGGTTTTTCTCATTGTATTTTGCGTGGGATTTCGGGTTACAAAGGTAGAGATAAAAGGAAATAAGTTTTATTCTGATGATAAAATTAAGAAAATGGTTCTGGACGCGCCTGCAGCAAAGAATACACTGCTGGCAGAGCGTTTTATTAATACCAGAGAAAAAACAAAAGAGGAAGAACTTATTGACCGTGTAACCATAAAGCGAAAAGATAGAAACACTCTGGTAGTGCAGGTGAAAGAAAAGCAGATGATCGGTTATTTTACCTTTGAGGGAAAATGTTTAAACTTTGACCGGCAGGGTGTGATTCAGATTATTACAGATGCGCCCATTGAAGATGTGCCTCTCATAGATGGTCTGAGCGTAAAAGGGGCAAAGCAGGGAGAAAAGATAAAGGGCATTAAGGAAAAAAGGCTGAACACTATTTTAAGTGTGGGAAAAATGCTGGAAAAGACAGAACAAAAACCGGACCGCATGATGTTCAATGATTTGAAGCAGTTGATTCTGTACTATGGCTCTGTGGAAGTAAATATGGGAAATGATGAAAATATGGACGAGAAAATGAATCGTCTTATCGGGATTCTCCCCCAGCTTAAAGGCATGAAAGGGGTGCTTCATCTGGAAAATGTTACAGAGGATACAGCAAGCGTGGTTTTTGACAATGCGGAGGCAAAGGCGGATACCGATGAAGATTCCGGAGATGCCCGGGAGGGAGAGGAATCAGGAGATATTCTCGATGAAGATACCGGCGAGTCGGGGGACCGGGAAAAAGATGGGGCGGACACAGACGCAGAGGAAGGCTCAGAGGAAGAAACAGGCGCTTATGAAGATCCTTCCGGGGAAGACCGTGTTTCAGATACCCAGGATACAGAGTCCGGGCAGGAGAAAAACGGCTCAGATATTGAGTACAGCGACGGCTCAGATTCAGCAGGCTGA
- a CDS encoding shikimate dehydrogenase, which produces MTQITGKTGLTGLLGSPVAHSISPLMHNYSFQALDLDYVYLCFDVKEQGLKAAVEGLRALNVRGFNLTMPDKNRVLEYLDDLSCAARLIGAVNTVENQNGRLIGHNTDGIGFMRSAKEQGLELKGKTMTLLGAGGAATAICAQAALDGVAQLHIFLRSTSAHLPRMETLAENLSSTTDCCLQIHDIQNLSALQNAAEDSALLVNATSVGMAPDCENCLLPEDFCFPSNLTVADIIYNPWKTKLLSLAENAGCKTFNGYSMLLYQGAEAFRIWTGRDMPVGKVQNYLQMQE; this is translated from the coding sequence ATGACACAGATTACCGGAAAAACCGGACTTACAGGGCTTTTAGGCAGCCCGGTTGCCCACAGCATCTCCCCTCTTATGCACAATTACAGCTTTCAGGCTCTTGATCTGGATTATGTGTATCTGTGCTTTGATGTGAAGGAACAGGGCTTAAAGGCAGCAGTGGAAGGGCTTCGCGCCTTAAATGTCAGAGGTTTTAATCTCACCATGCCGGATAAAAACAGGGTTTTGGAATACCTGGACGATTTATCCTGCGCTGCCCGGCTCATTGGCGCTGTAAACACGGTAGAAAATCAAAACGGACGGCTTATAGGTCACAATACAGACGGCATTGGCTTTATGCGCTCCGCAAAGGAGCAGGGGCTGGAACTGAAGGGCAAAACCATGACACTTCTGGGCGCCGGAGGGGCTGCCACTGCTATCTGTGCTCAGGCTGCACTGGACGGAGTGGCACAGCTTCATATTTTTCTCAGAAGTACCAGCGCACACCTTCCCAGAATGGAAACCCTGGCAGAAAACCTCTCTTCCACGACAGACTGTTGCCTCCAAATTCATGATATCCAAAATCTTTCAGCTCTGCAAAACGCAGCCGAGGACAGCGCTCTTCTCGTAAACGCCACTTCCGTAGGCATGGCGCCTGACTGCGAAAACTGCCTGCTGCCTGAGGATTTTTGCTTTCCTTCTAACCTGACTGTGGCGGATATTATCTACAATCCCTGGAAGACGAAACTCCTCTCCCTGGCAGAAAACGCTGGCTGTAAAACCTTTAACGGTTATTCCATGTTGCTTTATCAGGGCGCTGAGGCCTTTCGTATCTGGACAGGCAGAGATATGCCTGTGGGAAAGGTACAAAACTATCTGCAAATGCAGGAATAG
- a CDS encoding FtsW/RodA/SpoVE family cell cycle protein — protein MERERKETERQDQGLLLLVLLLLVCGLVFLYSTSAYNGRVKFHDSAYYFKKQLFATSLGLMGMYLISCMDYHVLVRFAPFFYLISLLLSLAVLLFGDEYNGSKRWLSIGPLSFQPSEFAKVAVILLLTWVIIRGAEKKQGILHMAGTMALLLPIVGLVGTNNLSTAIIILGIGVILIFVSNPRYLPFLGIGAAGVVFIGIFLGMASYRLERLAIWRNPEAYEKGFQTIQGLYAIGSGGIFGRGIGSSLQKLGFVPEAQNDMIFSIICEETGLVGACLLILLFGMLIWRLMVISTHARDLCGALLAAGIMGHMAMQVILNIAVVTNTIPNTGITLPFVSYGGTSVLFLLGEMGIALSVSRHQEP, from the coding sequence ATGGAGAGAGAAAGAAAAGAAACAGAACGCCAGGATCAGGGATTGCTTTTACTGGTGCTGCTTTTGCTGGTCTGCGGTCTGGTATTTCTCTACAGCACCAGTGCGTATAATGGCAGAGTCAAATTTCATGATTCTGCCTATTATTTTAAAAAGCAGCTCTTTGCAACTTCTCTGGGGCTTATGGGAATGTATCTGATTTCCTGTATGGACTATCATGTTCTGGTGCGTTTTGCGCCTTTTTTTTATCTGATTTCCCTTTTACTTTCCCTTGCTGTGCTTCTGTTTGGTGATGAGTATAATGGTTCTAAGCGATGGCTTTCCATAGGTCCTCTGTCTTTTCAGCCCTCCGAATTTGCAAAGGTGGCAGTAATCCTGCTTCTGACCTGGGTGATTATAAGAGGCGCAGAGAAAAAGCAGGGAATCCTTCATATGGCAGGTACCATGGCGCTGCTTTTGCCTATTGTGGGGCTGGTGGGAACCAACAATCTGAGTACGGCAATTATTATTCTGGGAATTGGGGTCATCTTAATCTTTGTATCTAATCCCAGATATCTGCCCTTTCTGGGTATTGGTGCAGCAGGTGTGGTATTTATCGGGATTTTTCTGGGCATGGCAAGCTACCGTCTGGAGCGTCTGGCAATCTGGCGAAATCCGGAGGCGTATGAAAAGGGGTTTCAGACGATACAGGGACTTTATGCCATAGGAAGCGGTGGAATTTTCGGCAGAGGGATTGGCAGCAGTCTGCAAAAGCTGGGCTTTGTGCCTGAGGCCCAGAATGATATGATCTTTTCCATTATCTGTGAGGAAACAGGTCTTGTAGGCGCCTGTCTTTTGATTCTTTTGTTTGGCATGCTTATTTGGAGGCTTATGGTAATTTCCACCCATGCCCGGGATCTGTGCGGAGCTCTGCTTGCAGCAGGAATCATGGGACATATGGCAATGCAGGTGATTCTAAATATTGCGGTGGTGACCAATACCATTCCAAACACAGGAATTACACTGCCTTTTGTCAGCTATGGAGGAACCTCTGTACTGTTCCTTTTAGGAGAAATGGGTATTGCCCTGTCTGTGAGCCGACATCAGGAACCCTAG
- the mraY gene encoding phospho-N-acetylmuramoyl-pentapeptide-transferase: protein MTDFKMVIPVLIAFAVSVLLGPVIIPYLRKLKMGQTERKEGVQSHLKKAGTPTMGGIIFLLSTVVTSLFYVKDYPKIIPVLFLTLGFGIIGFLDDYLKVVLKRSDGLMPMQKMACQIVVTAIFAFYLVKFTDVPMTMKIPFMPGHELDFGILTIPLIFIVVIGTVNGVNFTDGLDGLASSVTIMVATFFSVIAIGTKSGIEPITCAVVGALMGFLLFNVYPAKIFMGDTGSLALGGFVAGTAYMLQMPLFLLIIGLIYVVEVLSVMIQVTYFKATHGKRFFKMAPIHHHFELCGWSETRVVAVFSIITAILCLIALMGV from the coding sequence ATGACAGATTTTAAAATGGTTATCCCGGTACTGATTGCCTTTGCAGTCAGTGTTTTGTTAGGACCGGTGATAATTCCCTATTTAAGAAAACTGAAAATGGGACAGACAGAACGTAAGGAAGGGGTACAGTCCCATTTAAAGAAGGCAGGAACACCTACCATGGGTGGTATTATTTTTCTGCTCTCTACAGTGGTGACGTCCCTGTTCTATGTGAAAGATTATCCGAAGATTATTCCGGTGCTGTTTCTGACTCTGGGCTTTGGCATCATCGGTTTTCTGGACGATTATTTAAAGGTAGTGCTGAAGCGTTCCGATGGACTGATGCCCATGCAGAAAATGGCATGCCAGATTGTAGTTACAGCAATTTTTGCTTTTTATCTGGTGAAATTTACTGATGTGCCTATGACTATGAAAATTCCGTTTATGCCGGGACATGAGCTGGATTTCGGTATCCTGACCATTCCCCTTATTTTTATTGTGGTAATTGGTACAGTAAACGGAGTCAATTTCACAGATGGTCTGGACGGACTGGCTTCCTCAGTTACCATTATGGTTGCTACCTTTTTCTCTGTAATCGCCATTGGGACAAAGAGCGGTATTGAACCTATTACCTGTGCGGTTGTGGGAGCATTAATGGGCTTTTTACTCTTTAATGTGTATCCTGCCAAGATTTTCATGGGAGATACAGGTTCGCTGGCTCTTGGTGGCTTTGTGGCAGGTACGGCATACATGCTGCAGATGCCCCTGTTCCTTCTCATTATAGGGCTGATTTATGTGGTAGAGGTGCTGTCTGTTATGATTCAGGTCACTTATTTTAAAGCAACCCATGGAAAGCGTTTCTTTAAAATGGCGCCCATTCATCACCACTTTGAGCTGTGCGGATGGTCAGAAACAAGGGTAGTGGCCGTTTTTTCCATTATCACGGCTATCTTATGTCTGATTGCATTAATGGGGGTATAG
- the murD gene encoding UDP-N-acetylmuramoyl-L-alanine--D-glutamate ligase, which yields MSLGKKELQGKRVLVFGSGISGIGAAKLLEAAEAQVVLYDGNEKLEIEAVRGKLPEASSCEIILGELTDQVISTLDLAVMSPGVPLDIPPVERMQAAGVPVWGEVELAYRMSEGTVLAITGTNGKTTTTALLGEIMKAYTDSVFVVGNIGNPYTEAALSMTEDSYTVAEISSFQLETAHTFAPHVSAILNITEDHLNRHHTMAEYIRVKELIAANQTKDDYCILNYEDEELRGFGSRCPAKVVFFSSQRKLEEGVYLDGTSIVFKKEAEEIELVRTEELKLLGQHNYENVMAAAAMAYCAGVPREIIRKAASAFRAVAHRIEFVEEIDGVAYYNDSKGTNPDAAIKGIQAMNRPTLLIGGGYDKESSYEEWIQSFDGKVKYLVLIGQTREKIEQAAHDCGFYQTILADSLEEAVKICAEKAQKGDAVLLSPACASWGQFDNYEQRGDCFKEYVRKLQK from the coding sequence ATGAGCTTAGGAAAAAAGGAATTACAGGGAAAACGAGTGCTGGTATTTGGCTCCGGCATCAGCGGAATCGGTGCGGCAAAGCTTCTGGAAGCAGCAGAGGCACAGGTTGTCCTGTATGACGGAAATGAAAAACTGGAAATAGAAGCAGTCAGAGGGAAGCTTCCAGAAGCTTCCTCCTGTGAAATTATTCTGGGAGAGCTGACAGATCAGGTGATTTCCACTCTGGATTTGGCAGTTATGAGTCCGGGAGTACCTCTTGATATTCCTCCGGTAGAGCGTATGCAGGCAGCCGGTGTGCCGGTGTGGGGAGAGGTAGAACTGGCGTACCGTATGAGCGAGGGAACGGTACTTGCCATTACGGGAACCAATGGGAAAACCACTACTACAGCCCTTTTGGGAGAAATTATGAAGGCATATACGGATTCTGTATTTGTGGTGGGAAATATCGGAAATCCTTATACAGAGGCAGCCCTTTCCATGACAGAGGATAGCTATACTGTAGCGGAAATCAGCAGCTTTCAGTTGGAAACTGCCCATACCTTTGCGCCCCATGTGTCTGCAATTTTAAACATTACAGAAGATCATTTAAACCGTCATCATACCATGGCGGAATATATTCGTGTAAAAGAACTGATTGCAGCAAATCAGACAAAGGACGATTACTGTATTTTAAATTATGAAGATGAAGAACTTCGCGGCTTCGGAAGCCGCTGCCCGGCAAAGGTGGTATTCTTTTCCAGTCAGAGAAAGTTGGAGGAAGGGGTGTACCTGGACGGGACAAGTATTGTCTTTAAGAAAGAGGCAGAAGAGATAGAGCTGGTGCGTACTGAGGAATTAAAGCTTCTGGGACAGCACAACTATGAAAACGTAATGGCAGCCGCAGCTATGGCATACTGCGCCGGAGTGCCCAGGGAGATTATCCGAAAGGCAGCTTCTGCGTTTCGCGCAGTTGCCCATAGAATTGAGTTCGTGGAAGAGATTGACGGCGTGGCTTATTATAATGATTCCAAGGGAACCAACCCGGATGCGGCCATTAAGGGGATTCAGGCAATGAACCGCCCGACTCTGTTAATCGGCGGAGGTTATGACAAGGAGTCCTCCTATGAGGAGTGGATTCAGTCTTTTGACGGAAAGGTAAAATATCTGGTGTTAATCGGGCAAACAAGAGAAAAGATTGAACAGGCTGCTCATGACTGCGGATTTTATCAGACCATTCTGGCAGACAGCCTGGAGGAGGCAGTAAAAATTTGCGCCGAAAAGGCCCAAAAGGGTGATGCCGTGTTGCTTTCCCCTGCCTGTGCAAGCTGGGGACAGTTTGACAATTATGAACAGCGGGGCGACTGCTTTAAGGAATATGTGAGAAAATTACAGAAATAA
- the aroD gene encoding type I 3-dehydroquinate dehydratase: protein MKPLRIKNLVLGQGIPKICIPMTGKNEEELLKELAYIREFTPDLVEWRVDCLKNQESMWEMLKTISDNLGEIPLLFTFRTAGEGGCREIMYEDYVNLLKKAADSRYADLIDAELFFCPEGAEELVSVLKERGATVLASNHHFHRTPPTEEMVQRLIQMHKWGADVLKLAVMPQNREDVLRLMTAALRSEEDTQKPVVSMSMGETGMVSRILGEDFSSCITFAAGLSASAPGQIPAESLRRFLQAIHELKTEKINIKQVT, encoded by the coding sequence ATGAAGCCATTGAGAATCAAAAATCTTGTTTTAGGACAGGGAATACCAAAAATCTGTATTCCCATGACTGGAAAGAATGAAGAAGAACTGTTAAAAGAACTGGCATATATCCGGGAATTTACGCCGGATTTGGTGGAATGGAGAGTGGATTGTCTGAAAAACCAGGAAAGCATGTGGGAAATGTTGAAGACAATAAGCGACAATTTAGGAGAAATTCCCCTTTTATTTACCTTCCGCACAGCAGGAGAGGGTGGCTGCCGGGAAATTATGTATGAGGATTATGTAAATTTGTTAAAGAAGGCAGCGGACAGCAGATATGCAGACCTGATTGATGCAGAGCTTTTTTTCTGTCCGGAAGGGGCAGAGGAGCTTGTTTCTGTATTAAAGGAAAGGGGAGCAACGGTTCTTGCGTCCAATCATCACTTTCACAGGACGCCCCCCACAGAAGAAATGGTGCAGCGTCTGATACAGATGCACAAATGGGGCGCAGATGTCCTGAAACTTGCAGTTATGCCCCAAAACAGGGAGGACGTGTTGCGGCTTATGACGGCTGCTTTGCGGTCTGAGGAAGATACTCAAAAGCCGGTGGTGTCCATGTCCATGGGAGAAACAGGTATGGTAAGCCGTATTTTGGGAGAGGACTTTTCTTCCTGTATTACCTTTGCAGCAGGATTGTCCGCTTCTGCTCCAGGGCAGATTCCTGCAGAATCCCTGAGAAGGTTTCTGCAGGCGATTCATGAATTAAAAACAGAAAAAATTAACATAAAGCAGGTAACATAA
- the ftsZ gene encoding cell division protein FtsZ — MTNEAESSAKIIVVGVGGAGNNAVNRMVEEAIGGVEFIGVNTDKQALTLCKAPTVIQIGEKLTKGLGAGAKPEIGEKAAEESIEEIRQAIQGADMVFVTCGMGGGTGTGAAPVVAGVAKEMGILTVGVVTKPFRFEAKTRMSNALSGIEKLKENVDTLIIIPNDRLLEIVDRRTTMPEALKKADEVLQQAVQGITDLINLPALINLDFADVQTVMIDKGVAHIGIGEGKGDDKAMDAVQQAVSSPLLETTIQGASHVIINVSGDISLMDANDAATYVQDLTGEDTNIIFGALYDDKEADYVRITVIATGLDDETTRKASVERNKKTAKAGARPVRTQATPQQEQPQQQAPSYQMPTFQQPTFQQTPPTFTSSVPKKDIQIPDFLKNRR; from the coding sequence ATGACAAACGAGGCTGAATCATCTGCAAAGATTATTGTTGTAGGTGTAGGTGGAGCTGGAAATAATGCAGTAAACAGAATGGTGGAGGAAGCCATTGGCGGAGTAGAATTCATCGGAGTAAATACAGATAAACAGGCGTTGACACTTTGTAAAGCGCCGACGGTTATCCAGATTGGCGAAAAGCTGACAAAGGGTCTGGGTGCAGGTGCAAAGCCGGAAATCGGTGAAAAGGCAGCAGAGGAAAGCATTGAAGAAATCAGACAGGCAATCCAGGGCGCAGATATGGTATTTGTTACCTGCGGTATGGGCGGCGGAACAGGAACAGGCGCTGCACCGGTTGTTGCCGGAGTTGCAAAGGAAATGGGAATCCTGACTGTGGGTGTTGTGACAAAGCCTTTCCGTTTTGAAGCAAAAACCCGTATGAGCAACGCCCTTTCCGGAATCGAAAAATTAAAAGAAAATGTAGATACACTGATTATTATTCCAAACGACCGTCTTCTGGAAATCGTTGACCGCCGTACCACTATGCCGGAAGCATTAAAGAAAGCAGACGAGGTTCTGCAGCAGGCAGTACAGGGTATTACCGACCTGATTAACCTGCCGGCACTGATTAACCTGGACTTCGCAGATGTTCAGACAGTCATGATTGACAAAGGTGTGGCTCATATTGGTATTGGTGAAGGAAAAGGTGATGACAAGGCTATGGACGCTGTACAGCAGGCAGTATCCAGTCCGCTTCTGGAAACTACAATCCAGGGCGCCTCTCATGTTATCATCAACGTGTCAGGAGATATCTCTCTGATGGACGCAAACGATGCGGCAACTTATGTACAGGATCTGACAGGCGAAGATACCAACATTATCTTTGGTGCATTATATGACGACAAAGAAGCAGATTATGTAAGAATTACGGTAATTGCAACAGGTCTGGACGATGAAACTACCAGAAAAGCAAGCGTGGAAAGAAATAAAAAGACTGCGAAAGCAGGCGCAAGACCGGTGAGAACACAGGCAACTCCTCAGCAGGAACAGCCTCAGCAGCAGGCTCCGAGCTACCAGATGCCAACCTTCCAGCAGCCGACTTTCCAGCAGACACCGCCGACTTTTACAAGCAGTGTACCGAAAAAGGACATTCAGATTCCTGACTTTTTGAAAAACAGAAGATAA
- a CDS encoding sigma-E processing peptidase SpoIIGA, which translates to MYCEFYIDVFFAVNLLMNFWTLCLANLLRRGTASPWRAFWGAFIGAAFLCGFWIFAGEISTAGLVIFYSIAVLAMIYTGCGFQSLNGLFMAFAAFFGASFLLGGILLFAEPFLGKRKFPFLVITTAAYLILYTGIKLCKYLKGKRSLLCEVQITQKDRKIKIKGLYDTGNRLRDTGTGKPVCVMEYSSFLPLLDKKGADALLEFCKMKLEKDGWEETEALKELQPRFLFYTSVGCQKGLLPVVCADCMTVYTEEGKREVRDVFIGLSRTALSADNSFQMIINPGILKS; encoded by the coding sequence GTGTACTGCGAATTTTACATAGATGTGTTTTTCGCGGTAAATCTGCTGATGAATTTCTGGACGCTTTGTCTTGCCAATCTGCTGCGAAGGGGTACTGCCAGCCCGTGGCGCGCTTTTTGGGGGGCTTTTATAGGAGCTGCTTTTTTATGCGGCTTCTGGATCTTTGCAGGAGAAATTTCCACAGCAGGCCTTGTGATTTTTTACAGTATTGCCGTACTGGCAATGATTTATACAGGCTGTGGCTTTCAAAGCTTAAACGGACTGTTTATGGCTTTTGCCGCTTTTTTCGGAGCTTCTTTTCTTCTGGGGGGGATTCTGCTTTTTGCTGAACCTTTTCTTGGAAAGAGGAAGTTTCCATTTCTGGTTATCACAACTGCCGCTTACCTGATTTTATACACAGGCATAAAACTCTGTAAATACTTAAAAGGAAAAAGGAGCCTTTTGTGTGAGGTTCAGATTACGCAAAAGGACAGAAAAATAAAAATAAAAGGACTGTATGATACGGGAAACCGTTTAAGAGATACCGGAACAGGAAAACCGGTATGTGTTATGGAGTACAGCAGCTTTTTGCCGCTGCTTGACAAAAAGGGAGCAGACGCTCTTTTGGAATTCTGCAAAATGAAGCTGGAAAAAGACGGCTGGGAGGAAACAGAAGCCTTAAAAGAGCTGCAGCCCAGATTTTTGTTCTATACCAGCGTGGGATGCCAAAAGGGGTTGCTTCCGGTGGTGTGTGCAGACTGCATGACCGTGTATACAGAGGAGGGAAAGAGGGAAGTGCGGGACGTCTTTATCGGACTGTCCCGGACAGCTCTTTCTGCTGACAACAGTTTTCAAATGATTATAAATCCCGGTATTTTAAAGAGTTGA
- the sigE gene encoding RNA polymerase sporulation sigma factor SigE has protein sequence MDVCAKRGGSFTGFTGILLPRGNEIHYIGGTEVLPAPLPTEEEAVKLEELQGENCEEAKACLIEHNLRLVVYIARKFDNTGVGVEDLISIGTIGLIKAINTFNPVKKIKLATYASRCIENEILMYLRRNSKTRLEVSIDEPLNVDWDGNELLLSDILGTDEDVISRNLENEVERKLLGKAIGKLTKREQTIVCLRFGINMPEGREKTQKEVADLLGISQSYISRLEKRIMKRLKKEIVRYE, from the coding sequence ATGGACGTTTGTGCAAAACGAGGGGGTTCATTTACTGGCTTTACAGGAATTTTGCTGCCAAGAGGAAATGAGATTCATTACATTGGAGGGACAGAAGTTCTGCCTGCACCCCTTCCCACAGAGGAGGAGGCAGTCAAGCTCGAAGAGCTGCAGGGAGAAAACTGTGAGGAGGCAAAGGCCTGTCTGATTGAACATAATTTAAGATTGGTGGTCTACATTGCCAGAAAATTTGACAATACAGGCGTAGGTGTGGAAGATCTGATTTCTATAGGGACGATTGGGCTTATCAAGGCTATTAACACCTTTAATCCGGTGAAGAAAATCAAGCTTGCCACTTATGCCTCCAGATGCATTGAAAATGAAATTCTGATGTATCTCAGAAGAAACAGCAAGACCAGACTTGAGGTTTCCATAGATGAGCCTTTAAATGTGGACTGGGACGGCAATGAACTGCTTTTGTCCGATATTCTGGGAACAGACGAGGACGTGATTTCCCGGAATCTTGAAAATGAAGTAGAGAGGAAGCTTCTGGGAAAAGCTATTGGGAAGCTGACAAAACGGGAGCAGACCATTGTGTGCCTGCGTTTTGGAATTAATATGCCAGAGGGACGGGAAAAAACTCAGAAAGAGGTGGCAGACCTTCTGGGAATCTCTCAGTCTTATATTTCCAGACTGGAAAAGCGGATTATGAAAAGACTAAAAAAAGAAATTGTCCGATATGAATAA